One region of Chanodichthys erythropterus isolate Z2021 chromosome 24, ASM2448905v1, whole genome shotgun sequence genomic DNA includes:
- the LOC137014542 gene encoding histone H2A, producing MSGRGKTGGKARAKAKTRSSRAGLQFPVGRVHRLLRKGNYAERVGAGAPVYLAAVLEYLTAEILELAGNAARDNKKTRIIPRHLQLAVRNDEELNKLLGGVTIAQGGVLPNIQAVLLPKKTEKPAKSK from the coding sequence ATGAGTGGACGAGGCAAAACCGGAGGCAAAGCAAGAGCTAAGGCTAAGACTCGCTCATCCAGAGCAGGACTGCAGTTCCCCGTCGGCCGTGTTCACAGGCTTCTCCGCAAAGGCAACTACGCCGAGCGCGTCGGTGCTGGTGCTCCTGTTTATCTGGCGGCTGTGCTCGAGTATCTTACCGCTGAGATCCTGGAGTTGGCTGGAAATGCCGCTCGGGACAACAAGAAGACCCGCATCATCCCCCGTCATCTGCAGCTGGCGGTGCGCAACGACGAAGAGTTGAACAAACTTCTGGGCGGAGTGACCATCGCTCAGGGCGGTGTGCTGCCCAACATCCAGGCTGTGCTGCTGCCCAAGAAGACCGAGAAACCCGCCAAATCCAAATAA
- the LOC137014538 gene encoding histone H3, which produces MARTKQTARKSTGGKAPRKQLATKAARKSAPATGGVKKPHRYRPGTVALREIRRYQKSTELLIRKLPFQRLVREIAQDFKTDLRFQSSAVMALQEASEAYLVGLFEDTNLCAIHAKRVTIMPKDIQLARRIRGERA; this is translated from the coding sequence ATGGCAAGAACCAAGCAGACCGCTCGTAAATCCACCGGTGGTAAAGCCCCGAGGAAGCAGCTCGCTACTAAAGCCGCCCGTAAGAGCGCTCCGGCCACCGGCGGCGTCAAGAAGCCCCATCGTTACAGGCCCGGGACCGTGGCTCTCCGAGAGATCCGCCGTTATCAGAAGTCCACCGAGCTGCTGATCCGCAAACTGCCCTTCCAGCGGCTGGTCCGAGAAATCGCTCAGGACTTCAAGACGGATCTGCGCTTCCAGAGCTCCGCTGTCATGGCCCTGCAGGAGGCCAGCGAGGCTTATTTGGTGGGTCTGTTTGAGGACACCAACCTGTGCGCCATCCACGCCAAGAGGGTCACCATCATGCCCAAAGACATCCAGCTGGCCCGCCGTATCCGCGGAGAGCGCGCCTAA
- the LOC137014555 gene encoding histone H2B-like, with protein MPEPAKSAPKKGSKKAVTKTAGKGGKKRRKSRKESYAIYVYKVLKQVHPDTGISSKAMGIMNSFVNDIFERIAGESSRLAHYNKRSTITSREIQTAVRLLLPGELAKHAVSEGTKAVTKYTSSK; from the coding sequence ATGCCTGAACCAGCAAAGTCCGCGCCTAAGAAGGGCTCCAAGAAGGCCGTCACGAAGACCGCCGGTAAGGGAGGAAAGAAGCGCAGAAAGTCCAGGAAGGAGAGCTACGCTATCTACGTCTACAAAGTCCTGAAGCAGGTTCATCCTGACACCGGCATCTCTTCCAAGGCGATGGGCATCATGAACTCTTTCGTCAACGACATCTTCGAGCGCATCGCCGGTGAGTCGTCTCGTCTCGCTCACTACAACAAGCGCTCCACCATCACTTCTAGAGAGATCCAGACCGCCGTGCGTCTGCTGCTGCCCGGAGAGCTGGCTAAACACGCCGTGTCCGAGGGCACCAAGGCCGTCACCAAGTACACCAGCTCCAAGTAG